The following coding sequences are from one Scomber japonicus isolate fScoJap1 chromosome 3, fScoJap1.pri, whole genome shotgun sequence window:
- the LOC128355618 gene encoding deoxyribonuclease-1-like has product MKIAAFNAKNLGIKKVTDKNVVNYLTKIMSQYSVVMILEVMDKSGEAMKTLLQELNNTSGKKKKSLYSMTTSSQLGRDTYKEKFVCFYREDEATLTASYQYEDNQAGDEDAFAREPFILRFSCPTTVVKDLVLIPVHTKPDDSLKEIDELHDVVNAIRKKWTTDNIMILGDFNADGRYLSKKKMKQIRIRAAPYHWLIDDDVDTTSSNYNDHTYDRIVVYGQTMLDAIVPGSAKSFNYQEEFNLTDEEALSISDHYPVEVELKTDQKQKVPAQKKVPVPRTIKPMLAKPPTPKKAPQKKKGGKTAKRKPKQSGNPPAKRQRLNKC; this is encoded by the exons atgaagATCGCAGCCTTCAATGCCAAGAACCTGGGAATAAAAAAGGTCACAGACAAGAATGTCGTCAACTACCTCACCAAG ATCATGTCTCAGTACAGTGTGGTGATGATACTGGAGGTGATGGATAAGAGCGGTGAAGCCATGAAGACGTTACTTCAAGAACTCAACAACACCAG tggcaaaaagaaaaagagtctTTACTCCATGACCACCAGCTCCCAGCTGGGACGAGACACCTACAAGGAGAAGTTTGTATGTTTCTACAG AGAGGATGAGGCGACACTGACGGCTTCTTACCAGTATGAAGACAATCAAGCTGGAGATGAAGATGCCTTTGCCAGGGAGCCGTTTATCCTGCGCTTCAGCTGCccaactacag TTGTGAAAGACCTGGTGCTGATCCCAGTCCACACCAAACCAGATGACTCTCTAAAGGAGATCGATGAGCTGCATGATGTGGTCAACGCCATCAGGAAGAAGTGGACGACAGAT AACATTATGATTCTTGGGGACTTTAATGCAGATGGACGCTACCTCTCCAAGAAGAAGATGAAACAGATCCGCATCCGCGCCGCTCCCTATCATTGGCTGATAGACGATGATGTCGACACCACGAGCAGTAACTATAACGACCACACCTACGACAG GATCGTGGTGTATGGACAGACCATGCTGGACGCCATCGTTCCCGGTTCAGCAAAGTCTTTCAACTACCAGGAAGAGTTCAACCTGACTGATGAAGAA gcTCTCAGTATCAGTGACCACTATCCTGTGGAAGTGGAGCTGAAGACGGATCAGAAACAAAAAGTACCGGCACAGAAGAAGGTCCCTGTGCCCCGAACAATAAAGCCAATGCTCGCCAAACCACCAACTCCGAAGAAAG caccacagaagaagaaggggggtAAGACGGCCAAAAGGAAGCCCAAACAGTCAGGAAACCCACCGGCCAAGAGACAACGCCTCAACAAATGTTAG